One segment of Pleomorphomonas sp. PLEO DNA contains the following:
- a CDS encoding SDR family NAD(P)-dependent oxidoreductase, with the protein MTKPLSIPDLTGKAVLITGASSGIGAALARAFAEQGASVGVHYNSSAAAAEALCADIRAAGGKATPVHGDVTKSAEITRVVEETAMAFGRLDGLVNNAGGMVARMPYAAFDEAAFEEIIGLNVRSVLVASHAALPFLKAQQGFVINTTSIAARTGASLGAGPYGSAKAFIENVTRGMAKEFAPFGVRVNAVAPGIVETPFHERYSDQAYLEAMRATIPLQRLAKPEDMAGPYLFLASAALSGYMIGQVLEVNGGQLMT; encoded by the coding sequence ATGACCAAGCCACTCAGCATTCCCGATCTCACCGGTAAGGCCGTGCTCATCACCGGTGCGTCCTCCGGCATTGGCGCGGCGTTGGCGCGTGCTTTTGCCGAACAGGGCGCATCGGTGGGCGTCCATTACAATTCGTCCGCCGCCGCGGCCGAAGCGCTCTGCGCCGACATCCGCGCGGCCGGGGGCAAGGCAACGCCGGTACACGGCGACGTCACGAAATCGGCCGAGATAACCCGGGTCGTCGAGGAGACGGCCATGGCATTCGGCCGGCTCGACGGCCTCGTCAACAATGCCGGTGGCATGGTGGCGCGTATGCCCTACGCCGCTTTCGACGAGGCAGCATTCGAGGAGATCATTGGCCTCAATGTCCGCTCGGTGCTGGTGGCCTCGCATGCCGCGTTGCCCTTCCTCAAGGCGCAGCAGGGGTTCGTCATCAACACCACGTCGATCGCCGCTCGCACCGGCGCCAGCCTAGGGGCCGGTCCCTATGGTTCGGCCAAGGCCTTCATCGAAAATGTGACGCGCGGCATGGCCAAGGAATTTGCGCCCTTCGGCGTCCGCGTCAATGCGGTGGCGCCCGGCATCGTCGAGACGCCGTTCCACGAGCGCTATTCCGACCAAGCCTATCTCGAAGCCATGCGCGCGACCATTCCACTGCAACGTCTGGCCAAGCCAGAAGACATGGCTGGGCCATACCTGTTCCTCGCCTCGGCGGCGCTGTCCGGGTACATGATCGGTCAGGTGCTCGAGGTGAACGGCGGACAACTGATGACCTGA
- a CDS encoding alpha-glucosidase — protein sequence MSENEETISRRWWKEAVVYQIYPRSFQDSNGDGIGDIPGIISRLDYLKGLGIDVVWLSPHYDSPNADNGYDIRDYRKVMAEFGTMADFDALLAGLKARGMRLIVDLVVNHSSDEHVWFVESRKSKDNLYRDYYIWRPGRGEGPPNDWRSYFSGSAWTLDPTTGEYYLHLFADKQPDLNWENDKLRAEVYDLMRFWLDKGVDGFRMDVIPMISKEQTFPDYPPEHREHTEYYHAVGPRLHEFLQEMNREVLSEYDVMTVGEAFGVTPEQTPDLVDERRGELNMIFNFDAVRLCHDGFRYRPWTLPELKAVYSRLKESTGPHCWNTIFLSNHDNARLVSSFGDEAEPWRVPSAKLLATMLMTLHGTPFIYQGDELAMTNYPFTSVEQYDDIAVRNAWKAEVLTGRVPAADFLQGMARTSRDHARTPMQWSAAPNGGFTTAGKAWLAVNPNYSEINAETALADPSSVYHHYAKLADLRRAHPALVYGDFVDLAPAHPHLFAYTRALGDEALLVLLNFSRETIDVELPAGIEVGEQLLGNLAKSSESNRLAGWEARVHRYSR from the coding sequence ATGTCGGAAAACGAAGAGACTATCAGCCGCCGTTGGTGGAAGGAGGCGGTCGTCTACCAGATCTACCCGCGCTCCTTTCAGGATTCGAACGGCGACGGCATCGGCGATATTCCGGGCATCATCTCGCGCCTCGACTATCTCAAAGGCCTCGGCATCGACGTCGTCTGGCTAAGTCCGCATTACGATTCGCCGAACGCCGACAACGGCTACGATATTCGCGACTATCGCAAGGTCATGGCCGAGTTCGGCACCATGGCAGACTTCGACGCCTTGCTCGCTGGCCTCAAAGCGCGCGGCATGCGTCTTATCGTCGACCTTGTCGTCAACCACTCATCGGATGAACACGTCTGGTTCGTCGAAAGCCGCAAGTCGAAGGACAATCTCTATCGCGACTATTACATCTGGCGCCCGGGTCGCGGTGAAGGCCCGCCCAATGACTGGCGCTCCTATTTCTCTGGTTCGGCCTGGACGCTCGATCCGACGACCGGCGAATATTATCTCCACCTCTTCGCCGATAAGCAGCCCGACCTAAACTGGGAAAACGACAAGCTACGCGCCGAGGTCTACGACCTCATGCGCTTCTGGCTCGACAAGGGCGTAGATGGCTTCCGCATGGACGTCATCCCGATGATTTCCAAGGAACAGACCTTCCCCGACTATCCGCCGGAGCATCGCGAGCATACCGAGTATTACCATGCCGTCGGCCCGCGCCTGCATGAATTCCTGCAGGAGATGAACCGCGAGGTTCTATCGGAATATGACGTGATGACGGTGGGTGAGGCTTTCGGCGTCACGCCCGAGCAGACGCCCGATCTGGTCGACGAGCGGCGCGGCGAGCTGAACATGATCTTCAACTTCGATGCCGTACGTCTCTGTCACGATGGTTTTCGTTACAGACCATGGACTTTGCCGGAACTGAAGGCGGTCTACAGCCGCCTTAAGGAAAGTACCGGCCCCCATTGCTGGAACACCATCTTCTTGTCCAACCACGACAACGCCCGCCTCGTCAGCAGCTTCGGCGATGAGGCCGAGCCTTGGCGCGTACCGTCGGCCAAGCTTCTGGCCACCATGCTGATGACCCTGCATGGGACGCCCTTCATCTACCAGGGCGACGAACTCGCCATGACCAACTACCCCTTCACCTCCGTCGAGCAATATGACGACATCGCCGTCAGAAATGCCTGGAAGGCTGAAGTGTTGACCGGGCGGGTACCGGCCGCCGACTTCCTCCAGGGCATGGCACGCACCAGCCGCGACCACGCCCGCACGCCAATGCAATGGAGCGCCGCGCCGAACGGTGGCTTCACCACCGCCGGCAAGGCTTGGCTCGCCGTCAATCCCAACTATTCCGAGATCAACGCCGAGACCGCGCTCGCCGACCCTAGCTCGGTCTATCACCACTATGCCAAGCTCGCCGACTTGCGCCGAGCGCATCCTGCCCTCGTCTACGGCGACTTCGTCGATCTCGCGCCGGCGCATCCGCATCTGTTCGCCTACACGCGGGCGCTCGGCGACGAAGCCTTGCTCGTTCTTCTCAACTTTTCGCGCGAGACGATCGACGTCGAGTTGCCAGCGGGCATCGAGGTCGGCGAACAGTTGCTCGGTAATCTCGCCAAGTCGTCGGAGAGCAACCGCCTTGCAGGTTGGGAGGCGCGCGTCCACCGCTACAGCCGCTGA
- a CDS encoding aldo/keto reductase, protein MQYARFGKSGLEVSRICFGCMSFGRVMEERPWVLGLDEARPLFRKAWDAGINFFDTANVYAAGSSEEITGAVLKELAPREEYVLATKVFFPMREGPNGRGLSRKAILGEIDNSLKRLGTDYVDLYQIHRFDPFTPVEETMEALHDVVKAGKALYIGASSMFAWQFAKMQHAAELNGWTKFSSMQNQVSLVYREEEREMLPLCRDQGVAVIPWSPLGGGKLTRPWGTETKRNTTDRHNKGMYDHTEGNAPEVVAAVEKVAKARGRSMAEVALAWVLQINGVTSPIIGVSKMGHLDDAIAAVDLELSPEEVAALEAPYQTFMVRSV, encoded by the coding sequence ATGCAATACGCCCGATTCGGAAAGTCTGGCCTTGAGGTCAGCCGCATTTGCTTCGGTTGCATGTCCTTCGGCAGGGTGATGGAGGAGCGTCCCTGGGTGCTGGGTCTGGATGAGGCGCGGCCGCTGTTCCGCAAGGCCTGGGACGCTGGCATCAACTTCTTCGATACCGCCAATGTCTACGCGGCTGGCTCCAGCGAAGAGATCACCGGCGCCGTCCTCAAGGAATTGGCGCCACGCGAGGAATATGTGCTGGCTACCAAGGTGTTCTTCCCTATGCGGGAGGGGCCGAACGGTCGGGGCCTATCGCGCAAGGCTATCCTCGGCGAGATCGACAATAGCCTGAAGCGGCTCGGCACCGATTACGTCGATCTCTACCAGATCCACCGCTTCGACCCCTTCACGCCGGTCGAGGAGACCATGGAGGCTCTCCACGACGTGGTGAAGGCCGGCAAAGCGCTGTACATCGGCGCCTCCTCGATGTTCGCCTGGCAGTTCGCCAAGATGCAGCATGCAGCCGAACTCAACGGCTGGACGAAGTTCTCGTCGATGCAGAACCAAGTGAGCCTCGTCTATCGCGAGGAAGAGCGGGAGATGCTGCCGCTTTGCCGCGATCAGGGCGTCGCCGTCATTCCGTGGAGCCCGCTCGGTGGTGGCAAGCTCACTCGCCCTTGGGGCACCGAGACCAAGCGCAACACCACCGACCGTCATAACAAGGGCATGTACGATCATACCGAGGGCAACGCGCCTGAGGTCGTAGCCGCCGTGGAAAAGGTTGCGAAAGCGCGGGGGCGGTCAATGGCCGAGGTGGCGCTCGCCTGGGTACTGCAGATCAATGGCGTGACGTCACCGATCATCGGCGTCAGCAAGATGGGCCACCTCGACGACGCCATTGCCGCCGTCGATCTCGAGTTGAGTCCGGAGGAAGTCGCCGCCCTCGAGGCGCCCTATCAGACCTTCATGGTCAGGTCTGTTTGA